Proteins co-encoded in one Ziziphus jujuba cultivar Dongzao chromosome 9, ASM3175591v1 genomic window:
- the LOC107426499 gene encoding uncharacterized protein LOC107426499, translating to MASFNRFATILNQKPLDGNNYNLWKTNLYIFFDFERIKFITTTSKPQEPAVNASEETKKQFADWQWANITAHCYILASVAEYLQKQLDNLECISEIIQTLDGMFVKSSSIARQAVIRALMNTRMTVGSMRNHCLKMMVHISTAEVMGAKLE from the coding sequence atggcatcttttaaTCGTTTTGCTacaattttgaatcaaaaaccaTTGGATGGAAATAACTACAACCTATGGAAAACCAATCTCTACATTTTCTTTGACTTTGAGAGAATAAAATTCATTACAACAACTTCGAAACCCCAGGAGCCTGCTGTTAATGCTTCCGAGGAAACTAAGAAGCAATTTGCAGATTGGCAATGGGCGAATATAACAGCTCACTGTTATATTCTAGCCAGCGTTGCAGAATATCTGCAGAAGCAACTTGATAATCTGGAGTGTATATCAGAAATAATTCAAACTCTAGATGGGATGTTTGTTAAAAGTAGCAGTATTGCTAGACAAGCAGTTATAAGGGCACTAATGAACACTCGTATGACTGTAGGAAGTATGCGGAACCATTGTCTAAAAATGATGGTGCATATCAGTACTGCGGAAGTGATGGGGGCTAAGCTGGAATAA
- the LOC132805438 gene encoding uncharacterized protein LOC132805438: MHRPGAALQQNPEFHLSNTKSPTGALPPKEVRPGATTTEIPESFFSDIVSAGWNVIWRPPTQTQQATLQQIPAFHSSDKRGSPLIERLSQGQLQKEIPEFHSSNKRSISIGDVRSKAPQRRIQGNAGGGNFELKGKHVGTHNWGGDSSLATDHKDWGKELYLAAGLSSSRPLSKAKGVEDNHLDVNK, from the coding sequence ATGCATAGACCAGGAGCAGCATTACAGCAGAATCCAGAATTCCATCTGTCTAATACAAAAAGCCCAACTGGGGCTCTTCCACCTAAAGAGGTACGACCAGGGGCAACAACAACAGAGATTCCAGAATCTTTTTTCTCTGATATAGTCTCAGCCGGATGGAATGTCATATGGAGACCACCAACACAGACCCAACAAGCAACATTACAACAGATTCCAGCATTCCATTCTTCTGATAAGAGAGGCTCACCCCTGATAGAGAGGCTAAGCCAGGGGCAACTTCAGAAAGAGATTCCAGAATTTCATTCCTCTAATAAGAGAAGCATATCCATAGGCGATGTCAGATCAAAGGCACCACAGAGACGGATTCAAGGAAATGCTGGCGGTGGAAACTTTGAATTGAAGGGAAAACATGTTGGAACCCACAACTGGGGTGGGGATTCATCTTTGGCCACAGATCACAAAGACTGGGGCAAAGAACTATATCTAGCTGCAGGACTCAGTTCTAGCAGACCTCTTTCGAAAGCCAAAGGAGTCGAAGACAACCATTTGGATGTAAATAAGTAA